From Lolium perenne isolate Kyuss_39 chromosome 5, Kyuss_2.0, whole genome shotgun sequence, a single genomic window includes:
- the LOC127301771 gene encoding uncharacterized protein has translation MAMEFEMGQLASQHGALLKVGLFVLVQALVYLILAQSSSVFSTTKTLGLRPSTSLCAHRMVALLSDLPLGGEPSPRVLSGEPSSPLPVPTHQKKD, from the coding sequence ATGGCAATGGAGTTCGAGATGGGTCAGCTGGCGAGCCAGCACGGGGCGCTGCTCAAGGTCGGGCTGTTCGTGCTGGTGCAGGCGCTGGTCTACCTCATCCTCGCCCAGTCCTCCTCCGTCTTCTCCACCACCAAGACCCTCGGCCTCCGCCCGTCGACGTCCCTCTGCGCCCACCGCATGGTCGCGCTGCTCTCCGACCTGCCCCTCGGCGGGGAGCCCTCGCCCCGCGTCCTCTCCGGGGAGCCGTCGTCGCCACTGCCGGTGCCCACCCACCAGAAGAAGGATTAG